Proteins from a single region of Streptomyces spectabilis:
- a CDS encoding DUF3710 domain-containing protein: protein MFGRRKKSGAAEDAAGEAEQVVDGTEDAETEGAASQRVRLEPEPRPDGPWDDSEVREPGEGRVDLGGLFVPGVEGMELRVEVAGDAIVAATVVLQDSAIQLQGFAAPKREGIWGEVREEIASGITQQGGVIDEVEGPLGWELRAQVPVQLPDGTSGFQVVRFVGVDGPRWFLRGVISGQGAVQPGAAGLLEQIFRDTVVVRGEGPMAPRDPIVLKLPDDAQMVAEGVQQEDQEASRFSGGMGQLARGPEITEVR from the coding sequence GTGTTCGGACGTCGCAAGAAGAGCGGTGCCGCCGAGGACGCGGCGGGCGAGGCCGAGCAGGTCGTCGACGGCACGGAGGACGCGGAGACCGAGGGCGCGGCGTCGCAGCGCGTGCGCCTGGAGCCGGAGCCGCGCCCGGACGGGCCCTGGGACGACTCCGAGGTCCGCGAGCCCGGCGAGGGCCGGGTGGACCTCGGCGGTCTGTTCGTGCCGGGGGTCGAGGGCATGGAGCTGCGCGTGGAGGTCGCGGGTGACGCGATCGTCGCGGCCACCGTCGTGCTCCAGGACAGCGCCATCCAGCTGCAGGGCTTCGCCGCCCCCAAGCGGGAGGGCATCTGGGGCGAGGTGCGCGAGGAGATCGCCTCCGGCATCACCCAGCAGGGCGGGGTCATCGACGAGGTCGAGGGGCCGCTCGGCTGGGAGCTGCGCGCGCAGGTGCCGGTGCAGCTGCCGGACGGCACGAGCGGCTTCCAGGTCGTCAGGTTCGTGGGCGTGGACGGCCCGCGCTGGTTCCTGCGCGGGGTGATCTCCGGGCAGGGCGCGGTGCAGCCGGGGGCCGCGGGTCTGCTGGAGCAGATCTTCCGGGACACGGTCGTGGTCCGCGGCGAGGGCCCGATGGCCCCGCGGGACCCGATCGTCCTCAAGCTGCCCGACGACGCGCAGATGGTCGCCGAGGGCGTTCAGCAGGAGGACCAGGAGGCGTCCCGGTTCTCCGGCGGCATGGGCCAGCTGGCCCGGGGACCGGAGATCACCGAGGTCCGCTGA
- the kdpA gene encoding potassium-transporting ATPase subunit KdpA, with protein sequence MSPVLAGVLQLLALVAALALAYRPLGDYMAGVYSSDRHLRVEKWIYKGIGANPGTQMRWPAYLRGVLSFSLASLLFLYLLQRIQGSLPGSLGFQSIDPDQAFNTAASFVANTNWQSYYGEQAMGHVVQTAGLAVQNFVSAAVGIAVAVALVRGFSRSRTGELGNFWTDLVRGVVRILIPISVVGALVLVACGAIQNFSGIHGVGQFLGGEQQWNGGAVASQEVIKELGTNGGGYFNANSSHPFENPNPISNLFEIFLILVIPFALTRTFGRMVGSIRQGYAILATMATIWLGFTALMMWTEFHHGGPAFDLAGGAMEGKETRFGVGGSSIFAVATTLTSTGAVNSFHSSYTGFGGGITMLGMQLGEIAPGGVGSGLYGMLIMAIIAVFIAGLMVGRTPEYLGKKIGTREIKLAACYILVTPALVLGFTGASMAMDTPKNSMTNSGAHGFSEILYAFTSGANNNGSAFAGLNADTQWFNTTIGLAMLLGRFLPMVFVLALAGSLAEQRPIPKTAGTLRTEKPLFTGLLVGTIMIITGLTYFPALALGPLAEGLAS encoded by the coding sequence ATGAGTCCCGTCCTCGCTGGCGTGCTCCAGCTGCTCGCGCTCGTGGCCGCGCTGGCCCTCGCGTACCGTCCGCTCGGCGACTACATGGCCGGCGTCTACTCCTCCGACAGGCATCTGCGCGTCGAGAAGTGGATCTACAAGGGCATCGGCGCCAACCCCGGCACCCAGATGCGCTGGCCCGCCTATCTGCGCGGCGTGCTCTCCTTCTCCCTGGCGAGCCTGCTCTTCCTGTATCTGCTGCAGCGGATCCAGGGCTCCCTGCCGGGGTCGCTCGGCTTCCAGTCGATAGACCCTGACCAGGCGTTCAACACCGCCGCCTCCTTCGTCGCCAACACCAACTGGCAGTCGTACTACGGCGAGCAGGCCATGGGCCACGTCGTGCAGACGGCCGGTCTCGCGGTGCAGAACTTCGTCTCCGCGGCCGTCGGCATCGCCGTCGCCGTGGCGCTCGTGCGCGGCTTCTCCCGCTCGCGCACCGGTGAGCTGGGCAACTTCTGGACCGATCTGGTCCGCGGTGTCGTCCGCATCCTGATCCCGATCTCCGTGGTCGGCGCCCTCGTCCTGGTCGCCTGCGGCGCCATCCAGAACTTCTCCGGAATTCACGGGGTCGGCCAGTTCCTCGGCGGCGAGCAGCAGTGGAACGGCGGTGCGGTCGCCTCCCAGGAAGTCATCAAGGAACTGGGCACCAACGGCGGCGGCTACTTCAACGCCAACTCCTCGCACCCCTTCGAGAATCCGAATCCGATCTCGAACCTCTTCGAGATCTTCCTGATCCTGGTGATTCCGTTCGCCCTGACCCGGACCTTCGGCCGGATGGTCGGTTCGATCAGGCAGGGCTACGCGATCCTCGCCACGATGGCGACGATCTGGCTCGGCTTCACCGCGCTGATGATGTGGACCGAATTCCACCACGGCGGCCCGGCGTTCGACCTCGCGGGCGGGGCGATGGAGGGCAAGGAGACGCGCTTCGGCGTCGGCGGCTCGTCGATCTTCGCGGTGGCCACCACGCTCACCTCGACCGGCGCGGTGAACTCCTTCCACTCCTCGTACACCGGTTTCGGCGGCGGGATCACGATGCTGGGCATGCAGCTCGGCGAGATCGCACCCGGCGGCGTCGGGTCCGGCCTCTACGGCATGCTCATCATGGCGATCATCGCGGTCTTCATCGCGGGTCTGATGGTCGGCCGCACCCCCGAGTACCTGGGCAAGAAGATCGGCACCCGCGAGATCAAGCTCGCGGCCTGCTACATCCTCGTCACGCCCGCGCTCGTCCTCGGCTTCACCGGCGCCTCGATGGCGATGGACACGCCGAAGAACTCGATGACCAACAGCGGCGCCCACGGCTTCTCGGAGATCCTGTACGCCTTCACCTCCGGCGCCAACAACAACGGATCGGCCTTCGCGGGCCTGAACGCCGACACGCAGTGGTTCAACACCACGATCGGTCTCGCGATGCTCCTCGGCCGGTTCCTGCCGATGGTGTTCGTGCTCGCGCTCGCCGGATCCCTGGCCGAGCAGCGGCCGATCCCGAAGACGGCCGGCACCCTGCGCACGGAGAAGCCGCTGTTCACGGGCCTCCTCGTCGGCACCATCATGATCATCACCGGTCTGACGTACTTCCCGGCGCTCGCGCTCGGACCGCTCGCCGAGGGTCTCGCGTCATGA
- the kdpF gene encoding K(+)-transporting ATPase subunit F: protein MTAENIVGLVVAVALLGYLVLALVFPERF, encoded by the coding sequence GTGACCGCCGAAAACATCGTCGGCCTCGTCGTGGCCGTCGCCCTCCTCGGCTATCTCGTCCTCGCCCTTGTGTTCCCGGAGAGGTTCTGA
- a CDS encoding PaaI family thioesterase: MSGTTAALRPPADAIPPVRHPDAPAPGELIGAHYAHCFGCGDGQAHGLHLAARAGEGVTVTAEFTVREAHQGAPGLAHGGVLATALDETLGSLNWLLRVIAVTGRLETDFVRPVPVGTVLHLEAEVTAVAGRKIYSRATGRIGGPEGPLAVRADALFIEVKVDHFIDNGRPQEIRAAMNDPDQIRRARAFEVNP; encoded by the coding sequence GTGAGTGGTACTACTGCGGCCCTGCGGCCCCCGGCCGACGCCATACCCCCCGTACGGCACCCCGACGCGCCCGCGCCCGGGGAGCTCATCGGCGCGCACTACGCGCACTGCTTCGGCTGTGGGGACGGCCAGGCCCACGGACTGCACCTCGCGGCCCGGGCCGGCGAAGGCGTCACCGTCACCGCCGAGTTCACCGTGCGCGAGGCGCACCAGGGTGCGCCGGGGCTCGCCCACGGCGGCGTGCTCGCCACCGCGCTCGACGAGACCCTCGGCTCCCTGAACTGGCTGCTGCGGGTGATCGCCGTGACCGGACGCCTGGAGACCGACTTCGTGCGGCCGGTGCCGGTGGGCACCGTGCTGCACCTGGAGGCCGAGGTCACCGCCGTCGCCGGACGGAAGATCTACTCGCGGGCCACGGGGCGCATAGGCGGCCCCGAGGGGCCGCTCGCCGTCCGTGCCGACGCCCTCTTCATCGAGGTGAAGGTGGACCACTTCATCGACAACGGCCGACCCCAGGAGATCAGGGCGGCCATGAACGACCCGGACCAGATCCGGCGCGCCCGCGCCTTCGAGGTGAACCCGTGA
- the dut gene encoding dUTP diphosphatase, with the protein MTDRAPLDVLIRRVDPDVPLPAYAMPGDAGADLRTTEACELAPGERAVLPTGVSIALPEGYAAFVHPRSGLAARCGVAMVNAPGTIDAGYRGEIKVIVVNLDPRDSVRFERFDRIAQLVVQQVEKVRFQEVAELPGSARAEGGFGSTGGHAAVGVSSGEQTGGNRYASVVSDREGQ; encoded by the coding sequence GTGACCGACCGTGCCCCTCTGGACGTGCTGATCAGGCGCGTCGACCCCGACGTACCGCTGCCCGCGTACGCGATGCCCGGCGACGCCGGTGCCGATCTGCGCACCACCGAGGCCTGCGAACTCGCGCCCGGTGAGCGGGCGGTGCTGCCGACCGGGGTTTCCATCGCCCTGCCCGAGGGGTACGCGGCCTTCGTGCACCCCCGGTCCGGCCTCGCCGCCCGCTGCGGTGTCGCCATGGTGAATGCCCCAGGGACGATTGATGCCGGGTACCGTGGGGAGATCAAGGTGATCGTGGTGAATCTCGACCCGCGCGACAGCGTGCGGTTCGAGCGCTTCGACCGGATCGCCCAACTGGTCGTCCAGCAGGTCGAGAAGGTGCGCTTCCAGGAGGTGGCGGAGCTTCCCGGTTCGGCGCGGGCCGAGGGGGGCTTCGGGTCCACCGGCGGTCACGCCGCTGTGGGCGTCAGCTCGGGCGAACAAACGGGTGGGAATCGATACGCGTCGGTCGTATCCGACCGGGAAGGACAGTGA